The following are encoded together in the Bombus affinis isolate iyBomAffi1 chromosome 6, iyBomAffi1.2, whole genome shotgun sequence genome:
- the LOC126917651 gene encoding serine-rich adhesin for platelets-like isoform X3, translating to MNAYFKTLADLLPPHQEGRKRNKVDILIHASKYIKDLHSRTEELFSAHASEAHKEELARLKKLVTQLFSRTQLLSTLLRDAGISVPAEPALEKISPLKWSNKINVEEAEKYFSKMEEVTNNKVKNSECKREKSAELKVPSKRKSVTSSHSSSKKSIGNSDISKDVNSCSLENQENQVNSANSNDDNSEATSNASDTRSKESECCQTNTSCDIAVNCPVNSKTNDALQKVESQKKVKRKSKKKEEKKSLTQCINNSVTNLTPNTLILSGGKLMPLVTPMTSNIIVNTQQQPANPIILGNNQQNQMIVMQPLTNRVQNPVVSICNQAVINTVQKVTLNTVPSIRTKMVVDSQNWTSNVKNIINATKIGGHKGILPKGKEITETTMTYKVPIPAVHKEKAEKYKEHGSKKEMEVKLKANKSHGKGSKNQQPTETVEEKNEKEKVTKNVEDANSVQKTVLKRSASTEAGCVDESSDKKRKTDENREHNSANTVSISKSDFAVTCKSIESLKHVIEKIGEETNEEQDKSNSLNDSEENTETNVECSVLLSTSGTNQEDISDSSKSAEVLTSDSIHCETKGGRDASVSHTTSPVTFSDEHLKSSNENVSVSPETDFNIPINSTLEKSSNNISCSDSKSTLTEVAKTVENPVTKKMKDVCNLDTEFDNLLQVAPKEPEVVEGTTTNLESNKIILNLDTNTTTTLKPETSTAVQTPDITTPSSSLLPVNIVEDESKIAKTSKDEVSKSSLSYNTENTFVPIGNRADGLHSDLSNDIFASLQVPSSSHNPESISPTAAFLMAFPLVSSLNGKTEVLEEEMKEDFKYHSQTPPMLLQIGAMEPNSFKLKAASPPHSTAEKRLKVTCEEKKTINPPVSETVSPNMMVECTTTAKALPKVINDEPLREPYKIVVEKSATSSSFSNATMYSISNASGATSVINTSETGENCQNQLTTNLRNAITNTTNENVAVSQINTVSISNKPDPTNCPVQASTCDTNVRYSTSQDFLSSYSTIVENNLTLQQNANSCTSSAIQETNTSGLTQNVVPDVSQAPPLVSHLTNTNTTTNTSSLPLQTMQMEYTSHMKDKESHSSRVAYGVHGKDPLVDSNIVTNNRLNYTGHIDRVLPTPSQNIQQEYSMRSKEATLPILSSQPIQTVYESQPKDSHVLTTQQNVHQNYTSVHEKDHIIQSSHNDYTIDQNKNLPGKDSYSTGSSNATTSNRNPSYPSKDPISNSSEDHFQRSYTKINKESDSSGTNVVNQDQKLNDVLRSKAQEPQGHRRDTNYNSTKKMDVDPFAQTFSYGVKESMSTQAEQSVLNQNTDNIYQSKGDETQNYSTYSNKDTKKINTSSSNNISNKPLIQNTPVTRYSQQPTSFVATSNYEQSTVTENHAKSTTTVAHNSSNFSILSWTTFSPVGGGNNNNLVQFEQGPSQTDNTEAKTICENYSYVPLHKENPNFSNVLTNDVFSVNSTMANMDKSRMKSGMETQKQSFVDPSKTRNIQTNVPPSSKQSRMQNQTSSNNNDYNKFSTENKNKSKYGMESEYIQNEYSGMEQQSQQQQPHGQKNHQSMAAKQDKTVYPMSNYDSQVNFDLSEVSAQMKYPVETYTSSNFKYPDKSQQQSQNKYQPLVQGQVPSLQHDSGTYNNDGKHGQQHSTTKSKGNQQQHAIRAPVNWMMTPEIKHNANIADIILPPIGKELEFCQNNLFAQTPSYNQGTANQFYNNYDVAAHSFSNLPVLQSEPKRTSEVFYSEEQPFPWSPTKTSIHVEQAQPVKGIDQHIVPSSLPTLVGDLDLGTNIPEKQNFLFGQVPSRVPSDQSKDSIKDKEGNVVGRDFHTVLNNQTVQHPTAGSSFLSVSQLVEHEKAEKSHQQHHQQHHHHHHHHHHHAHQHQQQQQQQQARKHQRKSNTSPRGNSKRQMDIRKQGSGNDQLHQRHEEQKSSGHTFPEQGYQQQQQQQQQKYQQNNVHWRNRNCKSNYTAEALIGTNSSVHDTNQDKHASIKFSTNYSQNKFQTSLPTADAVMPLNYFSNADDGSGYGQMVNQNFNSYTYSSNANIYPTSNFITSISNTPTSYMMPLHDNTDYMETNTFLLSNVTVTSTTTSSSSSTVTTSTSNVNTNVKNHQHYGKQQNCDKRPYPTNAKKAKRKALDGTMQNLEFPLSGINSPLEDYHHSTTFLPPPPPPHASPLYQNHTQTNVYTKAVNGLPPPPPVAGPQGVPAVATAGFPMNPNMPRGGIVAGNHMTMSHHPSGTSLTNFNLSTIFPEMNDKITGYKPPNGIPPGLSQPPNQSATYAQRTNYTTNPLCHLPQVCLITKEFSNPCELKLNRSVVFRCRKKVNLVIAFLLLLLHLLLE from the exons ATGAACGCTTACTTCAAAACTCTGGCAGACCTTTTGCCTCCGCATCAGGAGGGTCGCAAACGCAACAAGGTCGACATCCTGATTCACGCATCGAAGTATATCAAAGACCTCCATAGCCGTACAGAGGAGTTGTTTTCTGCTCATGCCTCTGAAGCGCATA AGGAGGAATTGGCTCGTCTGAAAAAACTTGTAACTCAGCTTTTCTCTCGTACTCAACTATTATCTACTCTTCTACGAGATGCTGGTATCTCTGTGCCAGCAGAGCCAGCCCTTGAAAAGATATCTCCCCTGAAATGGTCGAATAAAATTAATGTAGAGGAGGCAGAAAAGTATTTCAGCAAAATGGAAGAAGTTACGAATAATAAAG TGAAGAATTCTGAATGCAAGCGGGAGAAGTCTGCAGAACTCAAAGTGCCTTCTAAGAGAAAATCAGTTACTTCTTCTCATTCGTCTAGTAAAAAATCAATCGGAAATAGCGATATTTCTAAGGATGTGAATAGTTGTTCCTTAGAGAATCAAGAGAATCAAGTAAATTCTGCAAACAGTAATGATGATAATTCAGAGGCTACAAGCAATGCATCAGATACAAGATCCAAAGAATCAGAATGTTGTCAAACGAACACAA GTTGTGACATAGCAGTCAATTGTCCAGTAAATAGCAAAACTAATGATG CATTACAAAAGGTAGAATCTCAAAAAAAGGTAAAAAGGAAatcgaaaaaaaaggaagagaaaaagtcATTGACGCAGTGTATAAATAATTCCGTGACTAATTTGACCCCGAATACCCTCATATTATCTGGTGGTAAATTAATGCCCTTGGTAACTCCAATGACGTCGAACATAATTGTAAATACTCAGCAACAGCCAGCGAATCCCATAATCCTCGGTAACAATCAGCAAAATCAGATGATCGTGATGCAACCTTTGACAAATCGTGTACAAAACCCTGTTGTTTCCATTTGCAATCAAGCTGTGATTAATACGGTTCAGAAAGTTACGCTCAATACGGTCCCTAGTATTCGCACGAAAATGGTAGTGGATTCACAAAATTGGACATCCAATGTGAAGAACATAATCAATGCAACAAAGATAGGTGGCCACAAAGGCATATTGCCTAAGGGTAAGGAGATTACGGAAACAACGATGACATATAAAGTTCCTATTCCGGCGGTTCATAAGGAAAAAgcagaaaaatataaagaacaTGGATCTAAGAAGGAGATGGAAGTTAAGTTGAAGGCCAACAAAAGTCACGGTAAGGGTTCTAAAAATCAACAGCCTACAGAAACCGTTgaagaaaagaatgaaaaagagaaagtCACAAAAAATGTTGAAGACGCAAATTCTGTGCAGAAAACTGTACTTAAACGTTCTGCAAGCACAGAAGCTGGATGTGTGGATGAATCTAGTGATAAAAAACGAAAAACGGATGAAAACCGTGAACACAACTCAGCGAATACGGTATCTATATCGAAGTCGGATTTTGCTGTCACTTGTAAATCTATTGAAAGTTTGAAACACGTCATAGAAAAGATAGGTGAAGAAACGAATGAAGAGCAAGATAAAAGTAATTCCCTGAATGATTCTGAAGAAAATACAGAAACGAACGTAGAATGTTCCGTTTTGTTAAGTACCAGTGGTACTAATCAGGAGGATATTTCTGACTCTTCAAAATCAGCGGAGGTTCTGACGTCGGATAGCATCCATTGTGAAACAAAAGGAGGTCGGGACGCATCAGTTTCGCATACAACATCCCCAGTCACTTTCTCGGACGAACACTTAAAATCTTCCAATGAAAATGTTTCAGTTTCACCTGAAACTGATTTCAACATTCCCATAAACAGTACACTGGAAAAGTCAAGCAACAATATCAGTTGCTCTGATTCTAAATCAACTTTGACAGAAGTAGCAAAAACAGTTGAAAATCCTGTGACTAAAAAGATGAAAGATGTTTGTAATCTTGATACAGAATTTGACAATCTCTTACAGGTGGCACCAAAAGAGCCAGAGGTTGTTGAGGGAACGACAACTAATTtagaaagtaataaaattattctaaatCTAGATACAAATACTACAACAACTTTGAAACCAGAAACAAGTACTGCAGTTCAAACTCCAGATATCACAACGCCGTCATCGTCATTGCTTCCAGTTAATATAGTGGAGGACGAATCCAAGATAGCAAAAACATCAAAGGACGAAGTATCAAAATCGTCACTATCATATAACACGGAGAATACTTTTGTACCTATTGGTAATAGAGCCGATGGTCTTCATTCTGATCTTTCAAATGATATATTTGCATCTCTTCAAGTTCCTTCCAGCTCTCACAATCCAGAATCTATATCTCCTACAGCAGCATTTTTAATGGCTTTCCCATTAGTGTCTTCGCTAAATGGTAAAACAGAAGTCTTAGAGGAGGAAATGAAAGAGGATTTCAAGTATCATAGTCAAACGCCACCCATGCTTCTACAGATCGGGGCAATGGAGCCTAACAGTTTTAAGCTAAAGGCAGCATCACCACCTCATTCCACCGCAGAAAAACGTCTAAAAGTAACATGTGAAGAAAAAAAGACTATAAATCCTCCCGTGAGCGAGACAGTGTCACCGAACATGATGGTGGAATGTACTACAACTGCGAAAGCCTTGCCCAAAGTTATAAACGACGAACCTCTCAGGGAACCTTATAAAATTGTTGTAGAAAAGTCTGCAACTTCTAGTTCTTTCTCCAATGCGACTATGTATTCTATTTCAAATGCTTCAGGTGCTACTTCAGTTATCAATACTTCAGAAACGGGAGAAAATTGTCAGAACCAACTCACGACAAATTTGAGAAATGCAATCACAAATACTACTAATGAAAATGTTGCTGTTTCTCAGATTAATACAGTCTCTATTTCAAATAAACCAGATCCAACTAATTGTCCTGTACAGGCATCAACCTGTGACACTAATGTTCGATATAGCACTTCTCAGGATTTTTTATCAAGTTACTCGACGATCGTCGAGAATAATTTGACTTTGCAACAGAATGCAAATTCTTGTACCAGTTCAGCAATTCAAGAAACGAATACATCTGGTTTGACTCAAAATGTCGTTCCAGATGTGTCCCAGGCACCACCTCTGGTTTCTCATTTGACTAATACTAACACAACAACAAATACTTCGTCCCTTCCTTTACAAACAATGCAAATGGAATATACTTCTCATATGAAGGATAAAGAATCTCATAGTTCCCGTGTTGCTTACGGGGTTCATGGTAAAGATCCTCTAGTAGATTCTAACATAGTTACCAATAATCGTTTGAACTATACTGGCCATATAGACAGAGTTCTTCCCACTCCTTCTCAGAATATCCAGCAAGAGTATTCAATGCGATCTAAAGAAGCGACTCTACCAATTCTCTCTTCACAACCTATACAGACTGTCTATGAATCACAGCCTAAAGATAGTCACGTTCTAACTACTCAACAAAATGTTCATCAGAATTACACTTCAGTTCATGAGAAAGATCATATTATTCAGAGCTCTCACAATGATTATACCATTGATCAGAATAAAAATCTGCCTGGAAAGGATTCGTATTCGACAGGGAGTAGTAACGCAACTACGTCCAACAGGAATCCGAGTTATCCTTCGAAGGACCCGATATCAAACTCATCCGAGGATCATTTCCAACGCAGTTATACAAAGATAAACAAGGAGTCTGATTCTTCAGGTACTAATGTCGTGAATCAGGATCAAAAATTGAACGATGTTTTGAGATCAAAAGCTCAGGAACCACAAGGTCATAGACGTGATACTAATTATAATTCTACAAAAAAGATGGATGTCGATCCGTTTGCTCAAACATTTTCCTATGGAGTGAAAGAATCTATGAGCACCCAGGCCGAGCAGAGTGTTCTGAATCAGAACACTGACAATATATATCAAAGTAAAGGGGACGAGACCCAAAATTATTCTACTTATTCTAATAAAGATACAAAGAAAATCAACACTAGTTCTTCTAATAATATAAGCAACAAACCTCTCATTCAGAATACTCCTGTTACACGTTACTCGCAACAACCGACATCGTTCGTGGCTACGTCCAACTATGAGCAGAGTACGGTTACTGAAAATCATGCAAAATCAACAACCACCGTTGCTCATAATTCCTCCAATTTCAGCATTTTGTCTTGGACGACTTTTTCTCCTGTAGGCGGAgggaataataataatttggtACAATTTGAGCAGGGACCAAGTCAAACTGATAATACCGAGGCAAAAACGATATGTGAGAATTATAGTTATGTTCCCCTCCATAAAGAAAATCCAAATTTCTCCAACGTGTTGACGAACGATGTTTTTTCTGTGAATTCTACTATGGCTAATATGGACAAATCAAGAATGAAATCGGGAATGGAAACACAAAAACAGTCCTTCGTGGATCCTTCTAAAACTAGGAATATTCAGACCAATGTTCCTCCATCTAGTAAGCAAAGTCGTATGCAAAATCAAACTTCTTCCAACAACAATGATTACAACAAATTTAGCACGGAAAACAAAAACAAATCTAAGTATGGAATGGAATCAGAGTATATTCAAAACGAATATTCCGGTATGGAACAACAATCACAACAGCAACAGCCGCATGGACAAAAGAATCATCAATCCATGGCAGCGAAGCAGGACAAGACGGTCTATCCAATGTCTAACTATGACTCTCAAGTAAACTTTGATTTGTCCGAAGTTAGCGCGCAAATGAAGTACCCTGTTGAGACTTATACAAGTTCGAATTTCAAATACCCTGACAAATCTCAGCAACAAAGTCAGAATAAATATCAACCTTTGGTCCAAGGACAGGTCCCATCTCTTCAACATGACAGCGGTACTTACAACAACGATGGGAAACATGGACAGCAACATAGTACAACAAAGTCGAAAGGAAATCAGCAACAACACGCAATTAGAGCACCTGTAAATTGGATGATGACCCCAGAGATTAAACATAATGCCAATATTGCCGATATTATTTTACCACCCATTGGAAAGGAGCTAGAATTTTGTCAGAACAATCTGTTTGCTCAAACACCATCCTACAATCAAGGAACAgcaaatcaattttataacaattacgATGTCGCGGCTCATAGTTTTTCTAATTTACCGGTCTTGCAGAGCGAGCCAAAAAGGACCTCAGAAGTGTTCTATTCCGAGGAACAACCATTCCCCTGGTCTCCCACAAAAACCAGCATTCATGTTGAACAAGCTCAACCAGTCAAGGGTATAGATCAGCATATCGTACCCTCCAGTCTTCCAACGTTGGTCGGTGATCTAGATTTAGGTACCAATATACCCGAGAAGCAGAATTTCTTATTTGGACAAGTACCTTCGAGAGTACCTTCTGATCAGAGTAAAGATTCCATCAAGGATAAAGAAGGAAATGTTGTGGGACGCGATTTTCATACTGTGTTGAATAACCAGACGGTCCAGCATCCAACAGCAGGATCCTCTTTCCTTTCAGTGAGTCAATTGGTGGAACACGAGAAAGCTGAAAAATCTCATCAGCAACACCATCAACAGCACCATCACCACCATCACCACCATCATCATCATGCTCATCAGcatcaacaacaacaacaacaacaacaagcgAGGAAGCATCAAAGGAAAAGCAATACTAGTCCTAGAGGAAATAGTAAAAGGCAGATGGATATCCGCAAACAAGGATCAGGTAATGATCAACTACATCAAAGACACGAGGAGCAGAAATCGTCCGGGCACACTTTTCCTGAACAAGGATaccaacagcaacagcagcaacaacagcaaaaGTATCAACAGAATAACGTTCATTGGAGGAACAGGAATTGTAAGAGCAATTACACAGCCGAGGCACTGATAGGGACTAATAGTAGCGTACATGACACAAATCAAGACAAACACGCTTCGATTAAGTTCTCCACAAATTATTCACAGAACAAGTTTCAAACAAGCTTGCCCACTGCGGATGCAGTCATGCCCCTTAATTATTTCTCAAATGCGGATGATGGAAGTGGTTATGGGCAAATGGTAAACCAGAACTTTAATTCGTATACATACTCTTCTAACGCTAATATTTATCCCACTTCGAATTTTATAACTAGTATATCAAACACACCTACCAGTTACATGATGCCATTGCACGATAACACTGACTATATGGAAACGAATACCTTCTTGTTGTCAAATGTGACTGTTACCTCAACTACCACCTCTTCATCCTCGTCTACCGTGACAACCTCAACTTCAAACGTGAATACGAACGTAAAGAACCATCAACACTATGGAAAGCAGCAAAATTGTGATAAAAGGCCATATCCTACGAACGCAAagaaagcaaaaagaaaagctCTCGATGGAACCATGCAGAACTTAGAGTTTCCTTTGTCTGGTATCAATTCACCCCTAGAGGATTATCATCACTCTACTACATTTCtaccgccgccaccgccgccacaCGCTAGCCCCCTTTATCAGAATCACACACAGACAAATGTATATACCAAAGCGGTAAATGGTCTACCACCGCCACCACCTGTAGCTGGTCCTCAGGGTGTACCTGCAGTAGCAACAGCTGGGTTTCCAATGAATCCAAACATGCCAAGAGGAGGCATCGTTGCCGGCAATCATATGACTATGAGTCATCATCCTTCTGGCACGAGTTTAACCAACTTCAATTTAAGTACCATTTTCCCAGAGATGAATGACAAA ATCACTGGATATAAACCACCAAACGGTATACCACCTGGCTTGTCGCAGCCGCCAAATCAGTCTGCAACTTATGCACAGAGGACTAATTATACAACGAATCCTCTCTGCCATTTACCACAGGTTTGTTTAATAACCAAAGAATTTAGTAATCCCTGTGAGTTAAAATTAAACAGGAGCGTTGTCTTCAGGTGTCGGAAGAAAGTCAATTTGGTAATAGcgttcctcctcctcctcctccacctcctcctGGAGTGA